The Coccinella septempunctata chromosome 6, icCocSept1.1, whole genome shotgun sequence genome segment AAAGTAAAAGATTGGTCATCCAACAGATTTCTTTGGTATCCAGTAACTCTGGTATTGGACCTCCTTCAGTCACAAAGAAGGAATTTTCGGAAACTTCTGATGACAGGGAATATTCTTAATACTTCCTAACCAACAGTTGTTCCAGGAATAACGTCAGCTTCAATTCAGATAGAGTTTTCTGAGATTACACTTACCTGACAAGTATTAAGCAGCGCCTTTATATGCTGCCAATTACTTATATAGGAATATTTATTCATGGTATCATATATTCCTTTGAGTAAACCTGCAGCTGCATCCCAGTCTGTGTTTCTCTGAAATCAACCAGATAGATGATCAACAGTATGGAGGATTACCTTATGTTTACCCTTATGGAAGGTTTCTTTGAAATCTTTTGGAACACCTTATCTAATCTTCTCAAGATTGTTACTAGTGCTGGTCTCATAGCATCATTTGCCCACTCAGTCGAAGGCAGAATATAACTCATATAATGTTGAAGTCCTCTGCAACCCATGGACTCTGGATCATACGGTGACACCTTCAACAGGCTGTGAGCTATATCAGCTAATCTCTAAAAGTATCAAGGAAAACAACAAAGGAATAACTTCAAATAAGTAAGAGAACTCCCAACTCACAATATGAGATTTAATATCTAACAAGTCTATAACTTTTCCTTCCTGGTTATTCTTCTTATTCAATTCCTGCAACCGTACAGTAGCCCTGCACATAAATTCACCCACCAAGGATAAAAGAACGTCACGTGGTCTTCGGTACGCTGCTCTAAGAGCTTCAGAATCCTCCACATCATGTTCGTACATACTCTTGGCTCTTGAATGTTCACTCATGAATTTCGTATGGGACTCATCCTCGAAATCAAAACCTGTGGTGTAGGGACCTCTGCTGTAGTTCCTCTGGCTGGACCCTTTATGTTCTGGACTCGATCGATGTGGTCCGTTATAGctcctgaaaaaattgttcagttAGATTGTTTTCCTAGAAAAACTGTTACCACTCACTTCGTGAGGGCTTCACAATTGTTCACTAGAGTCTTGATCGCCACAGCTAACTGGTTTATGAtttctttttcagtttttccttcctTATTGTATGATGGTAGTTGAATATGTTGGACGTAACATGGTAAAATAGCTTCCAATATTATCTAAAAGGGGAAATCAAAAATTGTGTCATATCATTTCAACCACAAAGAGCATGGAGGTGGAAATATATGCGTTTGCACTTACCAGCATTTGGTAGCCTCTTACACTATCCGAAGCATATGATACCACCATGACGCAAAGGGATATACAGTCTAGAATGGTCAccatttcattttcatcatgGTAGCAGAAGTCTATCGCCTTCAGGGGTTTGTCTTCCTTGACAAGCTCAGCTATACTCAGAGGATCCGGTGATGGAGTTTCCAAACTCAATAAGAGATTGAATAAGCAACTCGACTGGATCTGAAGAATTAGATGAGTTATATACTCGTACACCTACTGAATCACATTGAAAAGAGAAAACCCTGCAATTGCATCACTTCAATTTGAAAATGACAgacgaaataattttctcagtgTATAGCTATCGGGTTCAGATGATATCCTACAGATCAGGAGAAAATCCACAAACTCATTAGAAGTACACCTAGATTCTTATTCTAGTCTTAGAAACGTGTGAACTTAAAATCATTAAAATACTCCAAACATTACTAAGCGTCTTTATGTCAATCTCACCTTACTGTATCTACTGTTATTAATGTAGAAATTGAGCATCTTACCTTATGAGCATCACCATAGGTTCCTTCTTCATCAGTATCTAACATTGCAGATACTGATCCAAACATTTGTAAAATGAATGGTTTTCGATTCATCAGGTAAAACTGTTTCACAGCGTATTCGATAGTTGTTTTCACCAGCTTATTAGTTTgatgattcgaataaattttcagCAGAGTTGGCATGATGAGAAGATACCTGTGGAGGTTATGGGTATTTAAATAATCTGGATTTTATTCGATTCAACTTACCCATTCgtcgagaaaatatttttaaagtgGAACGCCGCATTTATATAGGTTGCCATGACATATCGCAAGATGAGAGCGTCTTCTGAGTGTAGAATGAGCGAACCATTCAAAACGTTAAGGAATAGATGGATATCGCTGGAATAAGCAAAATTTCCAGCCATTGCTTCGAACATTCTGGCAATCAAACGTATCCACATGAATTTATGTAGAACGTCTAAACCTAGAAGCACATTGCCTAGCTCTCCGCCTTTGTATAGATCTAAATTTGACTCCAGGGCCTTCCTAGGAAAGGAGGGGAGTTTCATCAACTCCTCATGGAGGAAAACAACTCGTTGTACTACCTAAAAACTGTATTCAAGAttgtgtttcttcaaaataaataAGTGTTTACCATATCCACATTTTTCAAGATTGCCCATGTCAGCAAAACCTTTCCAATCTCAATGAATTTATGGACCAATTCATGTTTTTGTAGTGCATTGAAAGCTTCCTCCTCCTTCATGTGTACTAATTCTAACTGCGGATATTGTgatctcttgaagaaataaaaatccCTTACGTAGGAATTGGAATTTCTTATTTGATCTGaaatgaagattgaaatttgcatgaAATTCTACCCAATCCAAAGGTGAGAAATTAACAACTACATACGTGTCTTATAGTCTACCAAATAGAACTCATTGTGTCGATTTTCGTCAATTCCGAAGAAGTCCAGCGCTTCCCTCAAAATTTGGCAGAATTGGGTGTCTTCTTGTACAGGAAATTGCGAAGGAATTCCTCCTGCATCGGGATCTGAAAATCATTATTTCACTTGTGAAGAAGCTTCTACAATAATATTGTGACTCACCTTGTGGACCATGCACAATTATTTTTTTCGCAGAAGGTACATTTGCTGTTAGAAGAATGGAAGCATCACATTGTTCCTTACGGAGAATTTGTTTCAAGTCTTTGAACATTATTCCATGGACACTGTGAACAACCTGTAATGGCatacatgagaaaaatttcacCGAGGAGAATTTCATTTATCTCACCATCCACAAGAGGGATAAGGCAGCGCCTATCAGATGTTGTCCTTCTTCATGTGGACTTCGTACATAGAACATCACATACCctattatataattatataaagcAAATGCTGCCTGTTGTGGGAGTTTTGGGATGAACCTTATCAAATGCCGCAgaatcttgaatattttttcctgTTTTTCCCTCGTTAATCTCTCCAGAATATATCTTAAGAATAGAGCACTATCTTCTACCAAACAGCACCAAATAACCTGTCGAGAATGAGTACGTTATCTTTCACCACAAACACAAGAAGAAACATACTTGATAAGCTACTTCGTAAACTGCGTATCCATCTGGAGAAACAGCACCATCATCTAGTAAATTGATTATTTGAACAACTGCAGAACATAAACAAGAGGGAAACAAGGAATGGGCCGAATGTAAGTGATGGCCAGTGTTTCTAGGTTGTCCATCAACTTGttcatcatctgaaaaaaaCAATCTGTTAACGATTTCCACCTAGGAATTAAATAAACTTATCCACCTTCTTCATGATCTTCACTTATGTGGTAAAGACTAGGTTCATGTGATGCCTGTATAGTGATGGGTATGGTAGTTATCAAGAAATTTTCTCTTTCCTCTCTCTTCTTATCATCTTGAGCTTGTAGTGCCATTTTGATCAATTCAGTCTGTTGCTTTTTTCTGGTCTTGGTTGCAGTAACCAAAGATCTCTGCAAAAATCATCTCACTAATTTGACGAAAAGAAATTAGGCACAGGCTCTTACATGTCTTTCTTGATTGATAGTGACTTCTTCCACTTTCGTTTTGACAAATAACTCCCAAGGAGAATCCACTACATCTAAGGATTCTATTCCAATTTTAGGAGATGGAAGAGTGAATTCAATTCCTGGAGGAGGGACTTTGAAGAGGGCATGGGCACCATCTTCCATTCTGGGCCAGACTTGATATCTCATTTTCCACAAAACCTGGAATCTGTTGAAAAATATTGGTAGTTATACTGTTCAGTGGGTAATACGTGAAAGAGAATTACCTCAAAATCGCATTTATCCTAGTTTTCGTATCGGTGTTAGATAAATCGTGTTGCATTATATCAGAAACTTGATGGGATGCTTTCACTGCAGCCAAAATGAACAATGAAGCTGCACAAGCTGCAACTTCTTGGTTATTCTCGAGGAGAAGCTCCCACGCTACTGGAATTATTCCTACAAACTGCTCTTCAGACAGAATAACTGCACCTTTTATTAGTGTGGCAAGAGGTGCGTGAAACGCATCTTTTACCTGAAAACATTGTTGTAAGAAATTGTTACTTTTGAATTTGAAACCTATTTACGTGAGTTTTCAAGTATTTTAGGATGGGCCGCGGTTCTTCTGAACTACTGCTCTGTTTTTTGGCTGAATCATTTTCAGCTGTCTCACTTCCACTTGCAGATATTGGAGTATCTTTAGAAGAATCCTTCGATGAAAATTTTGCGAAGTGCGAAGGATCAATATTTTTATCGATTCTGTAATGTTAGAATGTCATAAACTCGAGAATTGATTCGGAATATTCGATTACCTATCCTTCTTCCCAACACTATCTTTACGACGAATCGGTGAAACTTGTGAGCTGGTTTGGTCAGATATTTTTCTACtttgatttttctcttttttactCTTCTTTTTATTGTCGGAATCCATACACATCTTATCCTCCAAGATTCCAAATTCTTCACCGTACACCTTTCTCACAGCTCTCACAAGTCTTGAACAAGATCTCATCACTCTTCTGTAGCAAAAAGGATGACAGAAATTCTGATGGGGGCAAAAGTAATAGAAGGAATTCATTACTTGAACCATAGTCTGAAATGGAAACAGAGCATTTGAAAGATTCTTCCAGATGATAGCATGAGACTATCCAATGAAAATAAGCAGTTTTTGAGTTGCAATTCTATAATTCTTTCGAATGGGATCCCTTGAAGGATTCAAGGTTTCCGAACTCTTGCAAAAATTCTAGGATCTCTTAACGAGTTGCTGTGTTTCATAACTGACCTTTAGCCAAGGCATATGTTTATTGGTATCATCAGTATCGTTGCTGTCTGTGGGACTTTCTGGCGGTTGGTCATCACTCAAAACCCCAGGGGACTCTTCGCCACTAGCTTCTCCTGCTATGCCTGGTTCCGAGGTATCACTTCTGTCCGATATAGAGCTAACCTTCCTCTTAGACTGTATTGAATCGGTTCTTTTAACTGAAGCTCCTTCGGGAATACGAGCATCTGCTTCCATATCCTTTCCTTCCTTAGTCCCTCTCCTCAGCTTCAAACTTCGTCTCTTGAAGGATCCTCCACCTTGGGCTGCAGTACCTCTTCTCAGTAAGTAAGGTCTTGAAGGTTGAGTCACTCTTTTGCCATCCTCCCCCTTTAgaagaaaattatttattcTAGCCATGATTTTTTAAGTCATATGAAACTCACTTGCATTGTAACTGTGGTATTACTACTTCCTTCAGATTCATTGTCTGGTTCATGTAGAACAAAACTGATTTTTCTCTCTGTTTGACCTACGAgagaaaattacaagaaaaatagtgtttccaaTAGATATATGCCTCCAACAGCAACAACTGACCTGAGTCTCGGTCTCCAGCTATTGACTGCAAACTTTGTGCGGAGGTTTGAGAATGACCCATTGAAGAAAGCGCCATACTCCACCTCCTGTTCGCTTCTCGGCTATAAAGTCGCTCCCATGGAGTTGGTTTTTCCTTCCCCGTCATTCTTGAAGACTTAGGTATGGTCTGGTACGTTTCTCTCAGGAATGATGTGATTTCATTCAACAATATACAGGTTAATAGGCGAATAGCCACAGAGCAACTTGAACCATAACAGTATATGCTTGCTGAAATTAAATAAGAATGGTTTTAAGCATTATCTCTCAAGAAATCAATAGGCACCTTCATCCAAGAAATCTTCTTCTTCATCTTGCGTCAGCAGCTCCTTTTGCTTCTGCTCATCGGCTACCATGGACGCGATTTGGGTTTCGTAGTTTTTATCCTCCTTAATCATAGTTTCCAAGCGTTGCCCAAGCATCTGTAattcaaaatcatattttatttagAAAATATTGGTTTTCTGCCAATTCACCTCTGCCCACTGTTGGAACATTTTTCCGGCTGACCTCTGAAGAATATGGGATCTTCTTACACCTGTTGGAGGTCCTCTTGACGGCAGAGGTCCGGAGGGTCTAAATATAGGATAGTTGAGTTTCATCCATGATGGCCATTGCCCCTTGTTGCAGCAGTGTACAAAATATGAGCACTCCATCAAAAATGCTGCTCGTGCCACGTTTGCTGATCGTGGCTGTATGAATACATCAATTAATTTTTGTGCAAACTGAACATATCCGAAGTTACTTACCAGATCTAAGACAGAAGCGAGTAAATTCGCATCTGGTACAGAACCAGGAGGGCAGGCTTCTAGAAGAAATGAGAACCTCATAGTCCCGTTGAGCACTGCCGTGGTTGAGACCAGTTTTCTCTCCTTCAAGACAATAAATTCCGATTCTCTAGACGATTCTCCTATGTCGAAAGAATTCTTCCTACTTAAATCTGAAACAGAATCGGTTTCAACCAATCATCAGGAAAACAGGTATATTGACTAACATATTCCAGAAGGTTCTTCCATGCTTCCATCTTTCTTTTTCCCTTTCTTCAGAACCAACTTGCTGAACTTATCTTCCACCCTTCTTTTTGCTTTTTGAAGTGTTTGGCCAACGTTACTGAAAAGCTTATTGTAACAAAAATGTTATTCGAAATTACGTATAAATTACCCTCTCGTAGGAGTTTTCGTCGCAAACTTTGTTGGTTTGGTATAACTGATAGAATCAGTGAAATTTTCTCCATTATCGAAATTGTCTATACTATCTGTTGAACTCTGTCCACTCCTCTTGAACCAATTGACTGAAATTCAGGTTCGTTAAATAATAAGCGGTAttgaaaacagaacacccagtattCTGAATTTATCATGGCATGATAATCAAATCGATTTTGACTCACCTATCTTAGCCATCGGTTTTGGTTTTGTTGTTGAGGAGTTATCCACTATTCCTAAAGCTCTTTCACTTTGGCGTGGCGTTAAAATATGATGCTTCTTTCTCAAATTCCCTAATGGACTTTGACTTGTTCGAAACGATTCCTCTGTTTCGGTTTCCAATAAGCTCTGAATTAACAGATTCTATCATGAATAGAACATTAGGTTGATATCAGAAAAACATCGACCTTAAATATGAATCATAGTTACCGCACAAGCAGAAGATGTGCTCCTTTTTttgaataacagttttctggaGCTTTTATCGTCAGTCCCATAGTTAGCAGTTTCGGAAGTTGGCTCAGGAGGATCTTCCACTTCAGAATGGTGCATATGCCTTAGAAAGGGTGAAAGTTATTCATTAAATCTTTGTGGGTGCGTGACTATCACCTGATAACTCTGGTTGTTTGAACATTCTTGTTCTCCTTTTTGTTAGGCCTATCTGCTGTGTCAAATAAAGCACTAAGTACAACTTTTCTAAAAACGCTACCATGCCCTTCTTTTACGTATATCATCAGTTGTCTGATTTCACAATGGAGACTCTTAAAAATCATCATTGGAGTTATCTACTTCAATGGAAACTTCAGAAACTCACCAAATTCTCTGGCATCTTCATTTCTTTTGATATCTCAACGAATTTCGTCACCAATTGTTTGAAAGTATGAGAAATAATTTCTCCCTCGACCCCTCTTATCCCAGATCCACCAACACCTTCAAAAAGTCTTATTAATTCTGTCCAATCTAGTATGAATCGCTaacatatgattttttttggaaaagctAAAGAGAAAAACTGTAAACTTACTCAATGGAGACAGAAGGGAACTTGGATCAATGCAAAAGCCAACATAGGCATGAAAGAAATCTATCAAGTCCGGTAAAGTATGATTTCTTACAAAATCTCTCAAGAATGCCTTGAACTCTTTTCCGCTGGCTCTATTCAGTTTTGTCAGGATATTTTGACATTGGGTACGTAAAAACTCTGCGGCTGGTCCTCTTTGACCATCCGAACAACCGTGTGGGCATCCTAGATGTTTAAGTATTCTGCAAATGATATGTGACGACAGGTCTAATATAACTTCAGGTCTGATTTATATGAATTATAAAACATATTTCTTCATAATTGTTCAAATAATCTCAACATAAGTCTACTTTGTTTCGAATCAACTCATTATTAcgtttattttcagttttcattggATGAAACTTTCACACGTTTGATGTACAAACATACCTGGTTATCGTATTCATTATGAGTCGATGTGAAGTCATTGGTTTAACACTTTTCTCAGGCTCCGGACAGTTGGAAGCTTTACTTTGAGTGCCTTTGTTGGGCTTTCTAGGACTTCGATCATTTGCTTCTGTGGATGTCTGATTATTCATAGCTTCATCTctcaaaaattgtttcaatactCCCATGTCCATAAGAAGTTCTATCAGATTCAGTATAACCTCAAGAACCCTCAATGTGCAGAACTTAGTATCTCTCAGCGATGTTGCATGTACTGcctgtaaaaaaattgaattgcaaGGACTTAAAATTGAAAACATGATTTATTATTGATTACCTTCAGGACAACGTCAAGGTCAATATCGCCGTCTTTTGTGATATAGCATGAAGATCCAGGAGCTTCTGGAATATCTTCTCCAGCATATGTTATATTGGAATCTGTCTGTGATCTAGTAAAACTTGATTTTCTCTCTTGCCAGTGTCCCATCTTTCCACCACTCAGACTAGCAGCATCTAACTGACTATCCATAGAgcccttcaaaaaaaaaattgaattgtatGACTTCGTTTGTCAATATCcaagtaaaaaaatttctaattaagattattttttttttcggactGGGAgctgtaggggagactggggagggttgatacgttttttggaatttttattctggaaactgaattatatgaagaagcaggacttttcttatattatataattcttcaattaatcgttcaacaaaataaatatagaagtcgcaaaacataaacatcttattctgtacagaacgttgaacacaaaaacttgcaaactgtctcaagcctccccacatatgggaggattgatacgatgtactgggagagtaatcgagaggattattcagctcagtaggtaggtcagcaatgatactggcttgctttggtcctataggtgtagaaaaatcaggaaattgtcagttagtcacttccacacaagaaaagtcggcctcgttaaatacatggggattttacggtttttaaaaatccctttgatatgttggatggtgaagacgccttcatgtaggcccatccaactagctacggaatattttttgaagattatacatgtatcaggcctccccacgacaaatgtctcaaacctccctgaaagcaatttttaaagtgatttatgttttcatcttatacccatatattttgaaaagcgaataaaactgtaaattgagtagtttttatgcatatttcacagtgaaatgtttgtttatgccgaagaattaatgcatgatcagaAAACcgttaggtaacttgagtaaaaacttacaatttctcacctcgaaacactctccgttgaatatttcacaaacaaactactgttagccttacatattaacgtcacgcaatgccctctgccaaagaatagtgttcaatagtataatacttttgaaaacggctacagatcgccgATAtgagcctgtatcaagcctccccatgtatcaatgctccctagtctcccctattgaaagaaattttcaggaaaattaaaatttggttcaaaACGTGGAGATTTTGTAGTGCCTCACACAAGAAGAAAGTAACGCACAACACACacagtatttactattttctagGGCAATATTCCAACAGTTCAATTTCATTCCAAATTTGGCAACTTTTCATATTTAATGGGGGAGTTCATCATGCACCCAATATGGAGGTCCGCTTTTTCCTAGGAGTTAATTACCTGTCGTCTCAAGTAATCAGGTGAAGGAATAGGAGTATGCTCTGTCACAGTGATGATGGGGTTTGCTATAGGTTGAGAGTGATGACTTCTATATTTACTGCTACTTTTTTGACGATCCCAATGAATCTCTCCGATATATCTACGGACGAGAAATGGTTGAAATTGGGAATCATAAGGATAAGATATGTAAATATTCTACGGAACTGAAAATGATAATCCATTTCATATTGGCACGGAATTAAAGCTCTAAAACAATCGTGACAATACTAATTTTGCGATACCTCAAACCGAGCCTCAAACTAAATCTCAATGAGTCGTAAAATATTCTAAATGAACCCATTCACATTTCGGCAGTTCATACTCTCAAAAATAAAGATGGGTACCCACTACAAATCCACTTAGACGCACGACATTGAAAGCATAAAAATATTATTGCCTATTATTACTAAAATCCTCGAGCTTCAAACCAGGTTTGAACTCAAGGCTAAAACTTAAGAGAATCCTGTCCTAGCTTTCTTACGCATATCAGGTAaggaataataatataaaaagcTGTTATTTGAGTTGTCCTATCTACGAAGCTGGACGAATTTTTCCATTTCACATTGACCTTCGCATTAAAAACTTCTGATGGTACCTGTCATTGATATTTTCGATGTATAATCATCGcctttatattttcattttttttgtagattgaACAGAGCCGTTCATAATTGAAATGATTAATTGAATATTTACTTCACGCTTAAGTGTGTACTCAAGTTGTATGTACTATTCATTTGATATAAGACTTCTTACTAGTTAGTATCAGTAGTAAATTATCGTGATGAatttattgattcatttttgaacaaaccGAATTTTCTGCGAATACCAAGAGTTAGCAGGGGAATGGAGTTTCAAAAGCGTAGTAAAGTAGTAAAGGAGTTGGCACATCTAGTCTTTGTGTGATCTTCCCGTCTTATGAAGAGCACCTGGTTTATCTATAATTCGCAGTACCAATTTAACTTAGCAGACAGACTGATTTATAGAGTTTTTTAGGGGAGAATTGACCCCTGCTCTCAACGTAGACATAATTTTTACGTTTTTTTGGCCAATCTGTATTGGCATTTCCCCTCTCTcctctcattatttttcttctgCTATTTTCAATTGTCCCCAGATTCATCAACTCCCAGATATGCACGAAGGAAACTCTTGTTTTACTCAAACTAAAACTTTTTAACCTTCATGCACTGGCATGAGCGTCTGTATTGCTGGCTAGCATTCTGTAATC includes the following:
- the LOC123315519 gene encoding protein unc-80 homolog, giving the protein MTNPENNRFSDDSLADLAIPIPIQVYLWKQVSPFIKQRLGKFHEASCMICQQSSTTTLHHEVKESCKVYEKVLVQNLQSGLKADLAEVIRSIPRWRLIQASLPHVMHSVASLLHGRIKDGNIQGLGTSETTLMYTLHWIILDAAEECADSDYDKGIINPSPFYYLFSIPTITLFVYLFAPICHNFKESDFNSFRLENGLKIWQPMWEFRHPEGICFSSQCKPKPKNFSSKYWNHKVHFGDVFQGRSKSTQVETTHESPVQGTSATTSESPTPTTVTVTATFTKISDDEAWNPSPKDTVFPETIPEESSSAEEEHVVIFRLPPLYENDGFLRDPSIYTAEASLFQLSMRRHSVTSSLKSETGSDKDQKTTQQESEVIPEADPEPERYSPEDKQPSLDGAMGESEDSQKNIPGYPNADIFAATFLDVAVLRCLFITLWQEEGIYWALHFMYNRLRDISEATCGQQQPRRRSNSLPIPKIEVSLYQGSDSRKSDSNKDFIEVPEVKDVSLLAESPYVARKQRSEESIHRRASEKVKKKMKMADLRAFVETKLLSKSDKALEKIGHDDQQTLAEQMDYHRSLDTGDEHLTRPSSSARISFEPTNLVKGKSMPSLSCLIDELCAAGYIGEIHWDRQKSSSKYRSHHSQPIANPIITVTEHTPIPSPDYLRRQGSMDSQLDAASLSGGKMGHWQERKSSFTRSQTDSNITYAGEDIPEAPGSSCYITKDGDIDLDVVLKAVHATSLRDTKFCTLRVLEVILNLIELLMDMGVLKQFLRDEAMNNQTSTEANDRSPRKPNKGTQSKASNCPEPEKSVKPMTSHRLIMNTITRILKHLGCPHGCSDGQRGPAAEFLRTQCQNILTKLNRASGKEFKAFLRDFVRNHTLPDLIDFFHAYVGFCIDPSSLLSPLSVGGSGIRGVEGEIISHTFKQLVTKFVEISKEMKMPENLSLHCEIRQLMIYVKEGHGSVFRKVVLSALFDTADRPNKKENKNVQTTRVIRHMHHSEVEDPPEPTSETANYGTDDKSSRKLLFKKRSTSSACASLLETETEESFRTSQSPLGNLRKKHHILTPRQSERALGIVDNSSTTKPKPMAKIVNWFKRSGQSSTDSIDNFDNGENFTDSISYTKPTKFATKTPTRGNVGQTLQKAKRRVEDKFSKLVLKKGKKKDGSMEEPSGIYLSRKNSFDIGESSRESEFIVLKERKLVSTTAVLNGTMRFSFLLEACPPGSVPDANLLASVLDLPRSANVARAAFLMECSYFVHCCNKGQWPSWMKLNYPIFRPSGPLPSRGPPTGVRRSHILQRSAGKMFQQWAEMLGQRLETMIKEDKNYETQIASMVADEQKQKELLTQDEEEDFLDEASIYCYGSSCSVAIRLLTCILLNEITSFLRETYQTIPKSSRMTGKEKPTPWERLYSREANRRWSMALSSMGHSQTSAQSLQSIAGDRDSGQTERKISFVLHEPDNESEGSSNTTVTMQGEDGKRVTQPSRPYLLRRGTAAQGGGSFKRRSLKLRRGTKEGKDMEADARIPEGASVKRTDSIQSKRKVSSISDRSDTSEPGIAGEASGEESPGVLSDDQPPESPTDSNDTDDTNKHMPWLKTMVQVMNSFYYFCPHQNFCHPFCYRRVMRSCSRLVRAVRKVYGEEFGILEDKMCMDSDNKKKSKKEKNQSRKISDQTSSQVSPIRRKDSVGKKDRIDKNIDPSHFAKFSSKDSSKDTPISASGSETAENDSAKKQSSSSEEPRPILKYLKTHVKDAFHAPLATLIKGAVILSEEQFVGIIPVAWELLLENNQEVAACAASLFILAAVKASHQVSDIMQHDLSNTDTKTRINAILRFQVLWKMRYQVWPRMEDGAHALFKVPPPGIEFTLPSPKIGIESLDVVDSPWELFVKTKVEEVTINQERHRSLVTATKTRKKQQTELIKMALQAQDDKKREERENFLITTIPITIQASHEPSLYHISEDHEEDDEQVDGQPRNTGHHLHSAHSLFPSCLCSAVVQIINLLDDGAVSPDGYAVYEVAYQVIWCCLVEDSALFLRYILERLTREKQEKIFKILRHLIRFIPKLPQQAAFALYNYIIGYVMFYVRSPHEEGQHLIGAALSLLWMVVHSVHGIMFKDLKQILRKEQCDASILLTANVPSAKKIIVHGPQDPDAGGIPSQFPVQEDTQFCQILREALDFFGIDENRHNEFYLVDYKTHQIRNSNSYVRDFYFFKRSQYPQLELVHMKEEEAFNALQKHELVHKFIEIGKVLLTWAILKNVDMVVQRVVFLHEELMKLPSFPRKALESNLDLYKGGELGNVLLGLDVLHKFMWIRLIARMFEAMAGNFAYSSDIHLFLNVLNGSLILHSEDALILRYVMATYINAAFHFKNIFSTNGYLLIMPTLLKIYSNHQTNKLVKTTIEYAVKQFYLMNRKPFILQMFGSVSAMLDTDEEGTYGDAHKIQSSCLFNLLLSLETPSPDPLSIAELVKEDKPLKAIDFCYHDENEMVTILDCISLCVMVVSYASDSVRGYQMLIILEAILPCYVQHIQLPSYNKEGKTEKEIINQLAVAIKTLVNNCEALTKSYNGPHRSSPEHKGSSQRNYSRGPYTTGFDFEDESHTKFMSEHSRAKSMYEHDVEDSEALRAAYRRPRDVLLSLVGEFMCRATVRLQELNKKNNQEGKVIDLLDIKSHIRLADIAHSLLKVSPYDPESMGCRGLQHYMSYILPSTEWANDAMRPALVTILRRLDKVFQKISKKPSIRRNTDWDAAAGLLKGIYDTMNKYSYISNWQHIKALLNTCQSLIVTDPSSGDGVSSATAALMSQAPPPQFCSMVVRLIALQMQNNIEQSNALEQVCGGSSVYPTQEKAESMIINLIMPLCLRVGTGTIPQMSQTDISFALTTVLHAMHPPTKNLGPIGPTTKGIAEIRTGSLTFTGTRDTKINTKINVSLYQVAFLALKIIIICFETELCNEWHRITRAMRELGKRNEAHSYLWDFLEFVVTHRTPLYILMYPFIFQKLSNPPISDLERQYHSKIREKIRSHNFPKCRGALLVELAHRMKELKEELEDFSESTESQKKDEPVHPTVVTMSETVSKHPRHSLIGLLTGEGKFGTEHTHGQYGHKESSTSTSHVSTPNQGPANSIAEGNESQKESTTPVNQPDRSSQRSSVSEDQGTQLPNSESFIAQKVHKLRFVSSVEFRHTSGETSVTPLSPGSPDESSGENHPSKSKLQRIKPQSRKTFRLRRSRKNSHGSEVSHVMLTNEEESSKPSSPLTATSTRSSDLSTSSQQVLPDPHRLRIATRINPTEGSWDEDSAVSQTSSTSGYRESYPVMHLKETLESSPKAFPPLASPDFQDLPSTSSTTTNNYLQCDNSSPECSLNENGEKTALLSHTERSSSQQSLLVVFDQQDETTLI